The DNA segment ATTGTCTTTCGATTATACTGGCGGGAAAACTGATCCAAAAAGTATTCGGCAATATGGGGAATATCCTCCAGTCGATCTCGCAAAGGCGGCAGAAAAATCTCCACCACTTTCAAACGATAGTAGAGGTCCCGGCGGAACCTGCCGTTTTCCACCGCCTGCTCCAAGTCGAGGTTGGTGGCGGAAATAACCCGCATATCAGCCTGGATATCACGGTCGGAACCAAGGGGTGAAAAACTGCCATCCTGCAACACCTGCAGCAGTTTCGACTGCAGAACCGGATTGATCTCCCCGATCTCGTCAAGATAAATAGTTCCGCCACTGGCGGCTTCAAATTTGCCGATTTTTCGTTCCACGGCACCGGTAAACGCCCCCTTCTCATAGCCGAACAACTCACTTTCAACCAGCTCCAACGGAATAGTGGAACAGTTTACTTTAACAAAAGCAGCCTGGGACCTCAAGGAATGGGCATAGATCACTTTAGCCAGCAGGTCTTTGCCCGTTCCGCTCTCACCACGCAGCATAATGGGCACATCGGTTTCTGCAACCTGATCAACAATAGAACGGATCGGAACCATGGTCCGTGAACAGCCGAAAATCAGGTCATAAAGAGCGTACTCTTTCATCTGCGCCCGTTTGCTGCTGACCTCTCGGGACAGGGCCTTGCGATCCAGCACCTTTTGAATCCGGATTTTCAATTCATTGGCATCAAACGGCTTGCTGATAAAATCATCGGCCCCTGATTTCATAGCCTTGACCACAACATCAACGGAATCATGGACAGAAAGAGCAATGATCGGAATTTCCCGGTTAATGGCCCTGAAGGACTCAATAATTTCAACCCCGCCACTTTTCCGGGACGAGATATCAATAATGGCAAGGTCCGTATCCAGACTGCGCAACTGACTCAAAGCATCACCAACATCTCGAAAAGGAAACACCACAAAATCCGGTCGGCAGAGAATGGTTTCCACCAATCCCTGGACCACAGGATCATCAACCAGCAGGAGTAAACGGCAAGGGGAGGGAGACTGCTTCATGTGTCCTTAAATTTTACCTTATCCAAACCGCAGGCTTTCAGCTTATATAGAAAAGCCTTGTAGCTTACCTGCAGCATTCCAGCGGCTTTTTTCTTGTTGAAATTAGCCCGCTCAAGCATTTTCAACAGATAGCCACGCTCGTCAGCGGCAACCATCTCATTAACCACCTGGCGCAATGGCAACCTGTCGCTCTGGGCCAGCAGAAGATCAATATTGACCGTCGGCGACACATCATGCAGCAGCAATTCCGCCGACTGTTTTTTGCCGCCTTCTTCCTGCTGCCAGCCGGAACCACTGCCAAGGATAACAAATCGTCTCATCCAGTTTTCCAGCTCCCGCACATTTCCCGGCCAGTCATAGACCATCAGCTCATCGATGACCTTGTAGGAAATTTTCCGCTTTCTGCCATAGCGCTCATTATAACTCTTGAGAAAATAATCAACCAGCAAGGGGATATCATCAACTCTGTTTTTCAAAGATGGGACATAGATATTCACTACGTTCAGCCGGTAATACAGATCCGAGCGGAAAAATCCACGACCGATCTCCTCTTCCAGATTGCGGTTGGTAGCTACGAGAATCCGGCAACGCACCGGTATCTCCTGTGTTCCTCCCAACCGGCAGCATGTCCGATCCTGCAAAACCTGTAAAAGCTTGGTCTGCAGCGCCAGACTCATCTCGCCAATCTCATCAAGGAAAATACTGCCCCGGCCTGCCTGTTCAAATTTCCCCGGCTTATTGCGCAACGCCCCGGTAAAAGCACCCCGTTCAAAACCAAACAGTTCACTTTCGAGCAAGTTTTCCGGTAAAGCGGCACAATTAATTTTAACAAACGGACTGGAAGCCCGCTTTGACAGGAAGTGAATCCGGTTGGCAACCAGCTCTTTACCAACCCCCGTGTCGCCATGGATCAACACCGTCACATCCGTATCGGCAATCTGTTCGACAACCTCCTTGACTCTTTTCATCGATTCACTTTGGGAAATAATTTTGCGCAGCCCCCTATTGGGCAAGCGGGCCTGCAAATCCTCACGCTCATCTTTGAGCCGTTTTTCCGCCAGCACATTCTCGATGGTAATCAGCAGCTCACTGTTATCAAAGGGCTTTTTAACATAATCCCAAGCCCCGGCCTGCATGGCTTC comes from the Candidatus Anaeroferrophillus wilburensis genome and includes:
- a CDS encoding sigma-54-dependent Fis family transcriptional regulator, which encodes MKKESKNTVLVVDDEEIICSCLVNVLEGSGFRASMAHDAEQAWEKLEQGQFDLILLDIMLPGIDGVTLLRRVSKRFPHLPVVMLSALDRSDVVVEAMQAGAWDYVKKPFDNSELLITIENVLAEKRLKDEREDLQARLPNRGLRKIISQSESMKRVKEVVEQIADTDVTVLIHGDTGVGKELVANRIHFLSKRASSPFVKINCAALPENLLESELFGFERGAFTGALRNKPGKFEQAGRGSIFLDEIGEMSLALQTKLLQVLQDRTCCRLGGTQEIPVRCRILVATNRNLEEEIGRGFFRSDLYYRLNVVNIYVPSLKNRVDDIPLLVDYFLKSYNERYGRKRKISYKVIDELMVYDWPGNVRELENWMRRFVILGSGSGWQQEEGGKKQSAELLLHDVSPTVNIDLLLAQSDRLPLRQVVNEMVAADERGYLLKMLERANFNKKKAAGMLQVSYKAFLYKLKACGLDKVKFKDT
- a CDS encoding sigma-54-dependent Fis family transcriptional regulator gives rise to the protein MKQSPSPCRLLLLVDDPVVQGLVETILCRPDFVVFPFRDVGDALSQLRSLDTDLAIIDISSRKSGGVEIIESFRAINREIPIIALSVHDSVDVVVKAMKSGADDFISKPFDANELKIRIQKVLDRKALSREVSSKRAQMKEYALYDLIFGCSRTMVPIRSIVDQVAETDVPIMLRGESGTGKDLLAKVIYAHSLRSQAAFVKVNCSTIPLELVESELFGYEKGAFTGAVERKIGKFEAASGGTIYLDEIGEINPVLQSKLLQVLQDGSFSPLGSDRDIQADMRVISATNLDLEQAVENGRFRRDLYYRLKVVEIFLPPLRDRLEDIPHIAEYFLDQFSRQYNRKTMGLSRRLLRLLFSYQWPGNVRELENMIKRIVIFGDEAPAISEISAKKRVGRGHKIAPVDDDMVQELKVFEKEAARRAERLIIEKVLAKTGWNRVKTAEYLKISYKTLLTKIKECGLHPDGTPQP